The Oscarella lobularis chromosome 8, ooOscLobu1.1, whole genome shotgun sequence nucleotide sequence cagtgtgACGCCCTCTTTTAGACAGGTGGGCTGTTGACTtcattcgtcgatttggaaAGGAagatctctctctctctctctcctctctctctctctctctctctctctctctctctctctctctctcctctctctctctctcttctctctctctcctctctctctctctctctctctctctcctggACCAGAAGATGTGGCTTCAGATGGGCTATATGTATAACAGTATTCCAGACTGCAATCCTCCTAATAATCGTACTCTTACTTGTCTTGTGTCTTTCGTGATAAAAAGACGAGCCCTTTGTTCTCAATGCTTATTATTTCCTTGTCCATCCAAGCAGAAGACATTTGACAATTTTTGGTCAAGATACTTTGGAGGGAGACGACTGTAACGCAGAACTAATGCCTGCAATCAATTATCATtgaattaaaataaaatgtAACTAGTAAGACAAACATACAGCGGTAAAATTGGCCAATTTTTTGTCGCTTCCGGCTTTTGATGGTTTAACAATGTCACCATTGCTATCGACACCGATGTAATGCGATTGATTCGCATCGCTCTGAAATCTTATCTGTTTTGTTTCGCTCCCTTATCCGGTTCATCTGAACCGGAATCCCCTCGGCGTCCAGCGCGCGGAAGCCATAGGATGAGGGAGGGTATAGCTTATAATCAGGTTTAGGTGCCTTTTAAAATCATATTTTCTATACCATTGTGCAATATCATCTCTGCATACCTTCAGCAGCTCGTCACCTTCAATTTTGAGATAAGGATTGTTGGCATTGCTAACAAGCGTCCTTATCAATTGCTTGCTTGCCACCGGGGTATTTGAAATATGCCACCGACAGCTAGCTAAAGCATACACTGAAACATTTTTCCTGACAAGTAAATACCGGTAGTAAAATACGGTCTCTAGGCGTTGTTCCAAGCCCCGTCACACCATCCTGCGTGTAGGTAAGGTAATTGTTTGTACGCTGTTTAGGTTCTAGGTTGTATATGCCTTTCGGAAGAACAACAGCCTGAGAGTACGCAATAGAGAATAACGTCTAAAACCGGATTTGGCGCACACGTACCTGTGTAAAGCGCGCGGATGATGAGAAGTCATTATTATCTAGATCAAGGCTTAGGCGTCATTCTTACCACATGACGATTTCCCATTGGACTCAATTGGGCGAAGCATGCGCGCAAGACGGACTCGCCTTCTCCTCCGACGCGTTCTTTTCAGTTGACGCCCTCTTTTATAGACAGGTGGGCTGTTGACTTCATTCGTCGACTTGGAAAAGAAGATCTCTCCCTCAGCAAATTTCCGGCATTTCGTCAGAACAGCTTCCACAAATCAACAGACAACAAACAATCGCAAAACGAgctcagcagcagcagcagacgCACATGCAATCCAATTACGTGTCACATTTGGAAAGGATTTCGATGTGAAAGAAACCCGGACCCTTTGTGAGAGATTCCGAGTTTCcggaaggaggaagaggattGGGATCCAATTCCAAATGACCTTCCTTCACGCATACGAATTCGTGATCAGCTGGCGAATAAAGCACGTAGGCATCATCGTTCTCAGTCTCTTCTCCTGGAACTGTAGCCTTCAGTATTGCAAACGAAGTTGGTTTCTGCGtgaggaaaaaattctttttatagGTCTGATCACGTGTGCAATTTCTTACTTTGTGTGCAATCATCTTGtcatcttttattcttagatTCAATGAAGGGTGCTCGACGCCTTGAAACGTATATAGAACGTTGCCTTGACCAGAAGATATGGCCTTCAGATGGGCTATATGTATAACAGTATTCCAGACTGCAATCCTCCTAATAATCGTACTCTTACAtgtctctttgtctttcgtTGATAAAAAGACGAGCCCTTTGCTCTCAATGCTTATTGCCTTGTCCGTCCCAGTAGAAACAATTTGAACATTTTCTTGGTCAAAATCCTTTGTAAGAGAACTGAAACCCGTGACTTGTGTCTGCAATCAATtatcatttaattaaatgtaaCTAGTAAGACAAACATACAGTGATAAATTGAGAATATTCTGGGTTGCTTCCGGCAAATAATGGCGGAACAACGAAACCACATCCATCAACACCAATGTATTGTGATTGATCCACATCGCTCTGAATTTTTATCATTTCCTCCGAGTCTCCCCCGGCGTTCTGCGTGCGGAAGTAATAGGATGGAAGGCGTCGTTTCTTAGGTACCTTTTAAAATCATATTTTCTATACCATTGCGCAATAGCATCTCTGCATACCGTCAGCAACACGTTACGGGTATGTTTAATTTTGAGATAAGGATTGGCGGCATTGCTAACAAGCGTCTTTATCCATTGCTTGTTTTCCACGGGATTTGAAAGTAGCCACTGACAGTCAGCTAAAGCATACACGGTAGCATTTTCCCTGCCAAGTAAATAGCGGCAGTAAAATACCTTCTGTAGGCGTCGTTCCACGTCCCGTCACACCCTCATTCGTGTAGGTAAGGTATCCTTTTTGATACAGATTAGGTATTAGGTGGTATATGCCTCCCGGAAGAGCACCCTGAGAGTACGCAATGGAGACCAATGCAAGAATAACGTATAGAACCGATTCGGCGCACACGTACGTCcacttcgccgccgtcgagtGATTCAATTGGCTTCTGTGTGAAGCGCGGCGCATGATTATCGAACTCAAGGTTTAGAAAGCGTCTAACCCTTCTTACCGTCTCAGAATTCCCCATTCGGAGAGCGGGGTCCGGAGAGCGTCGCTAAAAAGAGCGAAGCATGCGCAAGGAACAAAGGACAAAGCTgattccccgaacaccatAGCCTCGGGAACCCAGACTATCTCCCGGAGCCTATCCGGGGAATAGGCTTCTATCAGCAGACAATAGCAAGCTCAGCAGAAGACGCACATGCAATCGAGCGAGTGCACATTACGTGTCATTTAGTAAGAAAGATGTGAAAGAAAGCTGGTCCATTTGTGAGAGGTTTCGAGCTTCcggaaggaggaagaggattGGGATCCAATTCCAAATGACCGTCTTCCTTCACGCTTACGAATTCGTGATGAGCTGGCGAATAAAGCACGTAGACATCGTTCTCAGTCTCTTCCCCTGGAACTGTAGCCTTCAGTATTGCAAACGAAGTTGGTTTCTGCGtgaggaaaaaattcttttttatagGTCTGATCACGTGTGCAATTTCTTACTTTGTGTGCAATCATCTTTCCATCCCTTATTCTTAGATGCAATGAAGAGTACTTGACGCCTTGAAACGTGTATGTTCTAACGTTGCCATGAACAGAAGACATGGCCTTCAGATGGGCTATATGTATAACAGTATTCCAGACTGCAATCCTCCTAATAATCGTACTCTTACAtgtctctttgtctttcgtTGATAAAAAGACGTGCTCTTTGCTCTCAATGCTTATTGCCTTGTCCGTCCCAGTAGAAACAATTTGAACAATTTCTTGGTCAAGATCCTTTGAAGGAGAACTGAAACCCACGACTTTTGTCtacaatcaatcaatcaatcaatcaattataAAATGTAACTAGTAAGACAAACATACAGTGGTAAATCGGGCATATTTTGGGTTGCTTCCGGCAATTGCTGGCGGAACAACGAAACCACTTTCATCAACACCGATGTAGTGTGATTGATTCGGATCGCTCTGAAATTTCATCATTTTCGGTTCCTCTTCCCTCACAAGTGACCCACTATCCGTTTCATCTGAACGCACGTTCAGCGCGCGGAAGTCATAGGATGAGGGAGGGGATAGCTTATTAGGTGCCTTTTAAAATCATATTTTCTATACTATTGTGCAATGGCATTTCTGCGCATACCGTCTGCAGTGcgttattttcaattttgagaTAAGGATTAGTGGCATTGCGAACAAGCGTCCTTATCGTTTGTTTGCCTGTCACGGATTTCGAAATCGTCCACTGACACTTACCTAAAGTATACACGGTaacatttttttcctgtCACGTAAATACCGGTACAGTAAAATACTGTACCTTCTTTAGGCTTTGTTCCACGCCCCGTCACACCCTTTTTCGTGTAGGTAAGGTATCCGTGATACAGATTAGGTTGTAGGGTGTATATGCCTTTCGGAAGAGCAGCCTGCATGATTGAGAGTACGCAATGGAGAATAACGTCTAAAACCGATTCGACGCACAcgtacgtcgaattcgccgcCATCGAGTGATTCAACTGGTTTCTGTATGAAACGCGCGGATGATGAGAAGTCTAGCTCGATTAAGGTTTAGGCGTCATTCTTACCGTCTTAGAATTTGCCATTCGACTCAATTGGGCGAAGCATGCGCGCAAGACGAACTCACATTCTGTTGACGCCCTCTTTTATAGACAGGTGGgctgttgacgtcattcgtcgacttggaaaagaaaattccgATATTTCGTCAGGACAGCTTCCACAAATCAACAGACGATAAACAATAGCAAAACGAgctcagcagcagcagcagacgCACATGCAATCCAGCGAGTGCACATTACGTGTCATTTGGAAAGGATTTTGACGTGAAAGAAACCTGGACCCTTTGTGAGAGGTTTCGAGCTTCcggaaggaggaagaggatcGGAATCCAATTCCAAATgaccgtttttcttcacgcATACGAATTCGTGATGAGCTGGCGAATAAAGCACGTAGACATCGTTCTCGGTCTCTTCCCCTGGAACTGTAGCCTTCAGTATTGCAAACGAAGTTGgtttctgcaaaaaatgattttttgcagGTCTGGTCACGTGTGCAATTTCTTACTTTGTGTGCAATCATCTTGCCATCTTTAGCCCTTATTCTTAGATTCAATGAAGGGTGCTCGACGCCTTGAAACGTATATAGAACGTTGTCTTTACCAGAAGACATGGCCTTCAGATTGGCTATATGTAGAACAGTGTTCCAGACTGGAATCCTCCTAATAATTGTACTCTTACttgtctcgtcgtctttcgttgATAAAAAGACGTGCCCTTTGCCCTTGATAGGTATTGCCTTGTCCATTTCACTAGTAGGAAGAATTTGAACATTTTTTGGTCAAGATCAAGATCGTTTGAAGCAGGACTGAAATCCATGACATCCGTCTGCAATCAATTATCgtttaattagaaaataaaatgtaACTAGTAAGACAAACATACAGTGGTAAATTGGACATATTCTGGGTTGCTTCCGGCAAATGATGGCGGAACAACGAAACCACTTCCATCAACACCGATGTACTGTGATTGATCCACATCGCtctgaaattttttcactTGCGGTTCCTCTTCCCTCACAAGTGGCCCAGTATCCGTTTCATCTGAACGCACGTCCAGCGCGCGGAAGTAATAAGATGAGGGAAGGGATATCGCATGAGgtgcctttagaatcatatTTTCCATACTATTGTACAATAGCATCTCTGCATATACCGTCAGCAGCGCGTTATCTTCAATGCTGAGATAAGGATTGGTGGCATTGCTAACAGGCGTCCTTATCCATTGCTTGTTTTCCACGGGATTTGAAAGTGTCCACCGACAGTCAGCTAAAGCATACACGGTAACATTTTTCCTGCCAAGTAAATACCGGTAGTAAAATACGGTCTCCAGGCGTCGTTCCACGCCCCGTCACACCCTCATTCGTGTAGGTAAGGTATCCATCTGGATACATATGAGGTTTTAGGTTGTATATGCCACTCGGAAGAGCCTGAGAGTACGCAATGGAGACCAATCCAAGAATGACGTCGTAAAACCGACAcgtacgtcgaattcgccgcCATCGAGTGCTTTCTGTGTGAAGCGCGCCGATGATTATCGAACTCAAGGTTTGGAAAGCGTCCTTCTTACCGTCTCAGAATTGCCCATTCGGAGAGCGTCGCTAAAGAGAGCAAAGCATGCGCAAAGCACGATGGACAAGCTGCTATAATATTATTGCTGCGGTTCATTCGATGTTTTTTCTGCGAAGTCGATCGGGCATGCGCAGAGTAGTCTAATCCCACTCGCACGTGGCACCAGAGTGATGGTTTTATTCGAATCTTCAAGAAAGGGCTAAGCATGCACAAGACGGGGCTCACACGCATCATTTTCACGCTGATCGAGGCGTGACAATGGGAAAGACGTAATTTTCCTTCTAtcagcaaaaaaacaaacaaacaaacaaacaaacaaacaaacaaatagCAAAACGAGctcagcagcagaagaagacgcaCATGCAATCCAGCGAGTGCACATTACGTGTCATTTGGAAAGGGTTTTGATGTGAAAGAAACCTGGACCCTTTGTGAGACGTTTCAAGCTTCCggaaggaggaagaagattGGGATCCAATTCCAAATGACCGTCTTCCTTCACGCATACGAATTCGTAATGATCTGGCGAATAAAGCACGTAGACATCATTCTCAGTCTCTTTTCCTGGAACTGTAGCCTTCAGTATTGCAAACGAAGTTGGTATCTGTAAAAAAATACTTTTGGTAGGTCTGGTTACGTATGCAATTTCTTACTTCGTCTGCAATTATCTTGTCATCTTTAGCCCTTATACTTAGATTCAATGAAGAGTCCTCGACGCTCTTAAACGTATATAGAACGTTGCCTTGACCAGAAGATATGGCCTTCAGATGGGCTACATGTATAACAGTATTCCAGACTGCAATCCTCCTAATAATCGTAATCGTACTTGTCTTGTCATCTTTCGTTGACAAAAAGACGAGCCCTTTGTCCTTGATACTTATTGCCTTGTCCGTCTCACTAGTAGGAAGAATTTGAACAGTTTCTTGGTCACGATCCTTTGAAGGAGGATTGAAATCCGTGAGTGATGGCTGCAATCAATTATCGTTTAATTGTAACTAGTAAGACAAACATACAGTGATAAATTGGGCATATTCTTCGTTGCTTCCGGCAAATGCTGGCGGAACAACGAAACCACATCGATCAACACCGATGTAGTGTGATTGTTTCACATCGCTCTGAATTTTCATCACTTTCGAACGCAAGTCCACTTGCAAGCGGAAGCGATAGGGTGAGGGAGGGTATAGCTTATCATCAGGTTTAGGTGCCTtttaaaataatattttccATAGTATTGCGCAATAGCATCCGCGCATACCGTCTGCAGTGCGttgttttcaattttgagaAAAGGatcgtcaacgtcatcaaCAAGCGTGCTTATCGTTTGTTTGCCTGTCACGGAATGAGAAATCATCCACCGACAGTTAGCTAAAGCATACACTGTAACATTTTTCCTGCCAAGTAAATACCGGTAGTAAAATACGGTCTCCAGGCCTCGTTCCACGTCCCGTCACACCTTCACTCGTGTAGGTAAGGTACCCCTTGGggcgttcttcttcgtctttataGTTTCGTGGCTGTAGCGTGAATATGCCTTTCGGAAGAACAGCCTGAGAGTACGCAGTAGAGAATAACGTGTAAAACCGGATTTGGCGCACACGTACTGATATCTGTGTGAAGCGCGCGGATGATGAGAAGTCATTATTATCTAGCTCAAGGCTTAGGGGGTCAAGCGTCATTCTTTCTTACCGGAGGAGGAGAATTCGCCATTCGGAGAGCGTCGCTAAAGAGAGCAAAGCATGCGCAACGCACGAAGGACAAGCTGCTATAATATTATGACTGCTGCTCATTTTCGATGTTTTTGCGACTTTGATTGGGCATGCGCAGAGCAAACCCACTCGCACGTGGCACATTGGTTTTATTCGAAAGCCCTGCACTGGCCTGCAGGATACGCCATCTTCAAAGTACCTCTGAACACTTCCTCTTTcgattctctttttctattgCGAAGCTATTGGACGAGAAAAAGCTCCAGCAAGTCGACAATCTCTATCGAGACTTCGAGACCCCAGACGGAGCCAGTCAAGTGTAAGAACACCTTCAAAATTGCTCATTCTCCAACTAACGCATCCAAATCGCAGCGTCAAACTCAAACACttcgaaaaattcgacgacatGGCCGAAGCCCTATCAGGTGACCAAGACCCcgtacatacatatatacgTCATTTATATATAGCGGCCACGGCATCGATCGAAGGCAAAATGACGAGAAATCTGAAAAAATTACTCAAAAAAGTAGCACATGACGAATTGGCTGTAGCTGATGCAAAACTTGGTAGTAGTATCAAGGTAGAGAGATATATACATATAGATGAGGAATGTTGCAACAATTGCTCTTCCTATAGGATAAGCTTAGTATTAGCTGTGTGACCAGTTCAGCTGTGCAAGAGCTAATGAGAGGAATACGATCTCAGTTCACTAGTCTCTTATCAGGTTgattatataattatttattagcaAATTTAATCATCGTTGGTGATAATAGGCAAATTAGTTGACGCCCTCTTTTAGACAGGTGGgctgttgacgtcattcgtcgacttgaaaaagaagatctctctctctcagcAAATTTCCGGCATTTCGTCAGCACAGCTTCCCACAAATCAACAGACAATAAACAATAGTAAAACGAgctcagcagcagcagcagacgCACATGCAATCCAATTACGTGTCATTTGGAAAGGATTTCGATGTGAAAGAAACCCGGACCCTTTGTGAGAGGTTCCGAGCTCTcggaaggaggaagaggattGGGATCCAATTCCAAATGGCCGTCTTCCTTCACGCATACGAATTCGTGATCAGCTGGCGAATAAAGCACGTAGACATCATCCGCAGTCTCTTCCCCTGGAACTGTAGCCTTCAGTATTGCAAACCGAGTTGGTTTCTGCGCGCGCGGAAAttatcgattttctacgtCACGTGTGCAATTTCTTACTTCGTCTGCAATCATCTTGCCATCTTTAGCCCTTATTCTTAGATTCAATGAAGGGTGCTTGACGCCTTGAAACGTGTATAGAACGTTGTCTTGACCAGAAGATATGGCCTTCAGATGGGCTATATGTATAACAGTATTCCAGACTGAAATCCTCCTAATAATTGTACTCTTACTCGTCTCATTGTCTTTCGTTGATAAAAAGACGGGCCCTTCGCTCTCAATGCTTATTGCCTTGTCCGTCCCAGTAGAAACAATTTGAACAATTTCTTGGTCAAAGTCCTTTTTAAGAGAACTGAAACCCGCGACTTCTGTCTGCAATCAATTATCATTTAGTTAAATGTAAATAGTAAGACAAACATACAGTGATAAATCGGGCATATCTGGGGTTGCTTCCAGCAATTGCTGGCGGAACAACGAAACCACTTTCATCAACACCGATGTAGTGTGATTGATTCACATCACTCTGAAATTTCATCACTTCCTCTCCCCCAGTATCCGTTTCATCTGGACGCATGTCCAGCGCGCGGAAGTAATAAGATGCGGGAAGGGATAGCAAATAAGGTGCCTTTTAAAATCATATTTTCCATACTATTGTACAATAGCATCTCTGCATACCGTCAGCAGCGCGTTATCTTTAATGCTGAGATAAGGAGTGGTGACATTGCTAACAAGCGTCCTTATCCATTGCTTGCCTTCCACGGGATCTGAAAGTGTCCACCGACACTTAGCTAAAGCATACACGGTAACATTTTTTCCTGCCAAGTAAATACCGGTAGTAAAATACGTTTGTTAGGCTTTTTTCCACGCCCCGTCACACCATCTTGCCTGTAGGTAAGGTATCCTTGTGGATACATATGAGGTTTTAGGTTGTATATGCCTCCCGGAAGAGCATCCTGAGAGTACGCAATGGAGACCAATGCAAGAATAACGCCGCAAAACCGACAcgtacgtcgaattcgccgcCATCGAGTGATGAGGCGTCCGATTCGACTGCTTTCGgtacgtcgaattcgccgcCATGGAGTGATTCAACTGCTTTCTGTGTGAAACGCGCGGCCGGATCATTATTATCTAGCTCAATTAAGGCTTAGGCGTCATTCTTACCGTCTTAGAATTCTCCATTGGACTTAATTAAGGGCGAAGCATGCGCACAAGACGGACTTCCGCCGCGTTTTTATCAGTTGACGCC carries:
- the LOC136190677 gene encoding uncharacterized protein, coding for MGNSETKPIESLDGGEVDGALPGGIYHLIPNLYQKGYLTYTNEGVTGRGTTPTEADCQWLLSNPVENKQWIKTLVSNAANPYLKIKHTRNVLLTVPKKRRLPSYYFRTQNAGGDSEEMIKIQSDVDQSQYIGVDGCGFVVPPLFAGSNPEYSQFITTQVTGFSSLTKDFDQENVQIVSTGTDKAISIESKGLVFLSTKDKETSHLKAISSGQGNVLYTFQGVEHPSLNLRIKDDKMIAHKKPTSFAILKATVPGEETENDDAYVLYSPADHEFVCVKEGHLELDPNPLPPSGNSESLTKGPGFFHIEILSKCDT
- the LOC136190687 gene encoding uncharacterized protein; this translates as MGNSETKALDGGEFDALPSGIYNLKPHMYPDGYLTYTNEGVTGRGTTPGDPDCRWTLSNPVENKQWIRTPVSNATNPYLSIEDNALLTAPHAISLPSSYYFRALDVRSDETDTGPLVREEEPQVKKFQSDVDQSQYIGVDGSGFVVPPSFAGSNPEYVQFTTTDVMDFSPASNDLDLDQKMFKFFLLVKWTRQYLSRAKGTSFYQRKTTRQPI
- the LOC136190672 gene encoding uncharacterized protein isoform X3; the protein is MANSPPPISVRVRQIRFYTLFSTAYSQAVLPKGIFTLQPRNYKDEEERPKGYLTYTSEGVTGRGTRPGDPNCRWMISHSVTGKQTISTLVDDVDDPFLKIENNALQTAPKPDDKLYPPSPYRFRLQVDLRSKVMKIQSDVKQSHYIGVDRCGFVVPPAFAGSNEEYAQFITDRDQETVQILPTSETDKAISIKDKGLVFLSTKDDKTTHLKAISSGQGNVLYTFKSVEDSSLNLSIRAKDDKIIADEIPTSFAILKATVPGKETENDVYVLYSPDHYEFVCVKEDGHLELDPNLLPPSGSLKRLTKGPGFFHIKTLSK
- the LOC136190671 gene encoding uncharacterized protein — translated: MENSKTKAVESLHGGEFDVPKAVESDASSLDGGEFDDALPGGIYNLKPHMYPQGYLTYRQDGVTGRGKKPNKPKCRWTLSDPVEGKQWIRTLVSNVTTPYLSIKDNALLTAPYLLSLPASYYFRALDMRPDETDTGGEEVMKFQSDVNQSHYIGVDESGFVVPPAIAGSNPRYARFITTEVAGFSSLKKDFDQEIVQIVSTGTDKAISIESEGPVFLSTKDNETTHLKAISSGQDNVLYTFQGVKHPSLNLRIRAKDGKMIADEKPTRFAILKATVPGEETADDVYVLYSPADHEFVCVKEDGHLELDPNPLPPSESSEPLTKGPGFFHIEILSK
- the LOC136190689 gene encoding nucleolar protein 58-like — protein: MAEALSAATASIEGKMTRNLKKLLKKVAHDELAVADAKLGSSIKDKLSISCVTSSAVQELMRGIRSQFTSLLSDRWAVDVIRRLEKEDLSLSANFRHFVSTASHKSTDNKQ
- the LOC136190672 gene encoding uncharacterized protein isoform X1, producing MANSPPPISVRVRQIRFYTLFSTAYSQAVLPKGIFTLQPRNYKDEEERPKGYLTYTSEGVTGRGTRPGDPNCRWMISHSVTGKQTISTLVDDVDDPFLKIENNALQTAPKPDDKLYPPSPYRFRLQVDLRSKVMKIQSDVKQSHYIGVDRCGFVVPPAFAGSNEEYAQFITPSLTDFNPPSKDRDQETVQILPTSETDKAISIKDKGLVFLSTKDDKTTHLKAISSGQGNVLYTFKSVEDSSLNLSIRAKDDKIIADEIPTSFAILKATVPGKETENDVYVLYSPDHYEFVCVKEDGHLELDPNLLPPSGSLKRLTKGPGFFHIKTLSK
- the LOC136190674 gene encoding uncharacterized protein; the protein is MANSKTKPVESLDGGEFDAALPKGIYTLQPNLYHGYLTYTKKGVTGRGTKPKEGKCQWTISKSVTGKQTIRTLVRNATNPYLKIENNALQTAPNKLSPPSSYDFRALNVRSDETDSGSLVREEEPKMMKFQSDPNQSHYIGVDESGFVVPPAIAGSNPKYARFTTTKVVGFSSPSKDLDQEIVQIVSTGTDKAISIESKEHVFLSTKDKETSHLKAMSSVHGNVRTYTFQGVKYSSLHLRIRDGKMIAHKKPTSFAILKATVPGEETENDVYVLYSPAHHEFVSVKEDGHLELDPNPLPPSGSSKPLTNGPAFFHIFLTK
- the LOC136190672 gene encoding uncharacterized protein isoform X2, whose product is MTLDPLSLELDNNDFSSSARFTQISAVLPKGIFTLQPRNYKDEEERPKGYLTYTSEGVTGRGTRPGDPNCRWMISHSVTGKQTISTLVDDVDDPFLKIENNALQTAPKPDDKLYPPSPYRFRLQVDLRSKVMKIQSDVKQSHYIGVDRCGFVVPPAFAGSNEEYAQFITPSLTDFNPPSKDRDQETVQILPTSETDKAISIKDKGLVFLSTKDDKTTHLKAISSGQGNVLYTFKSVEDSSLNLSIRAKDDKIIADEIPTSFAILKATVPGKETENDVYVLYSPDHYEFVCVKEDGHLELDPNLLPPSGSLKRLTKGPGFFHIKTLSK